One genomic segment of Helianthus annuus cultivar XRQ/B chromosome 14, HanXRQr2.0-SUNRISE, whole genome shotgun sequence includes these proteins:
- the LOC110907105 gene encoding uncharacterized protein LOC110907105 — protein sequence MRDFFAYRVQDHSNQFSLILNSRRLFQQFLVDAYTMIESERLNFIRFQQHDLRSDTYESIRKLRSNGQQDLSKVGKRIFLPSSFTGGSRYMMQNYLDAMAICKWYGYPDFFITITCNPKWPEVERFLKDTNLNPEDRPGILSRMFKIKLDAICKDLKDRHLFGKAAAVVYTIEFQNRGLPHAHMCLFMENDYKFPTVDHVDQFISAEIPDINEDPELYTLVKDHMIHGPCGNARMSSPCMVDRKCSKGFPKKFQDHSTLDANGFPLYRRRDDGPDRATVAMVPSNNENEQAENDEIKEYYDYRNPSVMRLPFHLPGQQTVYFGPDEDINHVLNKSSVNSSMFLSWTQRNQDPNDTVARTLTYVQFPRFYVWKLDQRIWVPRIKGKTIGRIHSISLSTGEAYYLRILLNKVKGPTSFDYIKTVNGRVYDTFGNACYALGLLNDDSEYIEAIKEANISGSAGYIRNLFATILLSSTLSRPEVVWESTWKYMTDDFLYRFSKYHRVSGLSIPDEQLKNYVLCEIEKYFIFNFRCRLINEELAYDRTDSQNVYQGHVNLLTDEQRSVCEEIMNAVDGDNGGVFSIYGYGGTGKTFLWKTLSAAIRSKGEIVLNVASSGIATLLLDGGRTPLSRFHIPLNLNEDSVCHIKPDDDVAKLLQQTKLIIWDEAPMVHKHAFEALDRIMHDIFNISNSSRSDVLFGGKVIVFGGDFRQILSVVPNGGRQEIVNASLCSSYLWRKCKLLTLTRNMRLTVGRPTFEVEEINNFAKWLLDVGEGNVGRSNDGEAIIEIPPELLIDNSSDPISSLINFVYPSILENYNDRNYFSTRAILAPKNEVVHEINDRLLALFPGEEKEYLSSDSLCPIEDGNADHSCQLDESVMFDVNIKESTNGFCISNGWPTVVSVLGIEDGDFVVFQNMDASSFRITHFKSYLHTVNYSKFHIVMLHPQLSNLWLPLMQHHFNGDNLFDDFLILFGEDNKWNVSISRLWDINHYIVDFSQIAKDLCLVTGDFLVFELIDDRVFRMLLFRPNGLQSLTPDRPLPVVQMVKIEDHGNDVVSFEQEAILEDNVVNGPSDVLVEEAEPPLEQDILDVPSVVDQANDYELTWCLTFRFRFPKPFAMNVDLSVLDEMTVETEDGFSMTLEMQEETARGSIRYALRGWQNFMRQDGLADGGQFDLRYNRNLNRLLISNHNF from the exons ATGAGAGATTTCTTTGCGTATCGTGTACAAGATCATAGTAACCAGTTTTCATTGATTCTAAATTCTCGACGGTTATTCCAACAGTTCTTGGTTGATGCTTATACGATGATTGAAAGCGAGCGACTTAACTTTATAAGATTTCAGCAACATGATCTCAGGTCTGATACATACGAGAGTATCCGCAAACTAAGATCTAACGGCCAACAAGATTTGTCTAAGGTTGGAAAACGTATTTTCCTTCCATCTTCGTTTACAGGCGGGTCACgatatatgatgcaaaactaTCTAGATGCTATGGCTATTTGTAAATGGTATGGTTATCCCGACTTTTTTATAACCATTACCTGTAATCCCAAGTGGCCAGAGGTTGAAAGGTTTCTTAAGGACACAAATCTTAATCCGGAGGATAGGCCTGGCATTCTATCTCGAATGTTTAAAATAAAGCTGGATGCAATTTGCAAAGATTTGAAAGACCGTCATTTGTTTGGAAAAGCTGCAGCTG TTGTTTACACTATTGAGTTTCAGAATCGAGGATTGCCTCATGCGCATATGTGCTTATTCATGGAAAATGATTACAAATTTCCAACTGTAGACCATGTTGATCAGTTTATTTCTGCAGAAATCCCTGATATAAACGAAGACCCGGAACTCTATACGCTTGTGAAAGACCATATGATTCACGGTCCATGTGGTAACGCTAGAATGAGCTCTCCATGTATGGTTGATAGAAAATGttcaaaaggttttcccaagaaaTTTCAAGATCACTCAACCTTAGATGCTAACGGATTTCCCTTATACAGAAGAAGAGATGACG ggcCTGATAGAGCAACAGTTGCTATGGTTCCGAGCAATAATGAAAACGAGCAAGCAGAAAATGATGAAATTAAAGAGTATTATGATTATAG GAATCCTTCTGTTATGAGGTTGCCTTTCCATCTTCCTGGACAACAAACTGTTTATTTCGGTCCTGATGAAGATATTAATCACGTCCTAAACAAGTCATCTGTGAACTCATCAATGTTTTTGTCTTGGACGCAACGTAATCAAGATCCTAACGACACCGTTGCACGTACACTAACATATGTACAGTTTCCACGTTTTTATGTGTGGAAGCTTGACCAGCGTATATGGGTTCCGAGAATAAAAGGAAAAACAATTGGCAGAATTCATTCCATTTCTCTGTCTACCGGTGAAGCGTACTATTTAAGAattcttcttaacaaagttaaaggACCAAcatcgtttgattatattaaaacaGTTAATGGTCGAGTGTACGATACTTTTGGAAATGCTTGCTATGCGCTTGGTTTGTTGAATGACGACTCAGAGTACATTGAGGCCATCAAAGAAGCAAATATATCAGGTAGCGCAGGTTATATTCGCAATTTATTCGCCACCATATTACTGTCAAGCACTTTATCTAGACCTGAAGTAGTCTGGGAAAGCACATGGAAGTATATGACAGATGATTTTCTTTACAGATTCTCAAAGTATCATCGTGTTTCAg GTTTATCAATTCCTGATGAGCAACTAAAGAACTATGTTTTATGCGAAATTGAGAA ATACTTCATCTTTAACTTTCGCTGCCGATTGATTAACGAAGAGCTTGCATACGACAGAACAGATTCACAAAATGTTTATCAAGGTCATGTGAATTTGTTAACGGATGAACAACGTTCAGTATGTGAAGAAATTATGAACGCAGTTGATGGAGACAATGGAGGAGTATTTTCTATTTACGGTTATGGCGGGACTGGTAAAACATTTTTATGGAAAACATTGTCTGCTGCAATTAGGTCAAAAGGTGAGATTGTGTTAAACGTTGCATCTAGCGGAATTGCAACATTGCTGTTGGATGGAGGAAGAACGCCGCTTTCTAGGTTTCATATACCTTTGAATCTTAATGAGGATTCCGTTTGTCACATTAAACCTGACGATGATGTAGCTAAATTACTACAACAGACCAAACTCATTATATGGGATGAAGCTCCTATGGTTCATAAACATGCATTTGAGGCTTTGGATAGAATTATGCATGACATTTTCAATATCTCTAATTCATCCAGATCTGATGTTCTATTTGGAGGAAAGGttattgtttttggtggtgattttAGGCAAATATTATCTGTTGTTCCAAACGGTGGACGACAAGAAATTGTGAATGCCTCATTATGTTCGTCTTATCTGTGGAGGAAGTGTAAGTTGTTGACTTTAACTCGAAACATGAGGTTAACCGTTGGAAGACCTACATTTGAAGTTGAAGAGATCAATAATTTTGCAAAATGGTTGTTGGACGTTGGTGAGGGAAATGTTGGTCGTTCCAATGATGGAGAAGCAATAATTGAAATACCACCTGAGCTTTTAATTGACAACTCATCTGACCCAATTTCTAGCCTGATTAATTTTGTCTATCCGTCAATCTTGGAAAACTACAATGATCGTAATTACTTTAGTACTAGAGCTATACTTGCGCCTAAGAATGAGGTTGTTCACGAGATTAATGACAGATTGTTGGCACTGTTCCCAGGTGAAGAAAAAGAGTATCTTAGTTCTGACAGTCTATGCCCTATTGAAGATGGCAATGCTGATCA CTCCTGCCAACTTG ATGAATCTGTAATGTTTGATGTTAATATCAAGGAGTCTACAAACGGTTTTTGTATTTCGAACGGGTGGCCAACTGTCGTCAGTGTACTTGGTATAGAAGACGGAGATTTTGTTGTTTTCCAAAATATGGATGCATCATCATTTAGAATAACTCACTTCAAAAGTTATCTACACACGGTGAATTATTCAAAGTTCCATATTGTTATGTTACATCCTCAGTTAAGCAATCTG TGGTTACCACTTATGCAACATCATTTCAATGGTGATAATTTGTTTGATGATTTTCTTATCCTGTTTGGCGAGGATAATAAATGGAATGTTAGCATAAGTAGACTTTGGGATATTAACCATTACATTGTTGATTTTTCTCAAATTGCAAAGGATCTCTGTTTAGTAACTGGTGATTTTTTGGTTTTTGAGCTGATTGACGATCGGGTATTTAGAATGTTACTGTTCCGTCCTAACGGTCTGCAGTCACTAACTCCGGACCGTCCTTTACCAGTTGTCCAAATGGTTAAGATTGAGGATCATGGTAATGATGTTGTGTCCTTTGAACAAGAAGCTATTTTGGAAGATAATGTGGTAAATGGTCCTTCTGATGTCCTGGTTGAAGAAGCGGAGCCTCCATTAGAACAAGACATTTTAGATGTTCCATCAGTTGTTGATCAAGCCAATGATTACGAACTGACATGGTGTCTCACCTTTCGTTTT CGTTTTCCGAAGCCCTTTGCCATGAACGTTGATTTATCCGTCCTTGATGAAATGACAGTTGAAACTGAAGACGGATTTTCAATGACTTTGGAGATGCAGGAGGAAACTGCACGTGGCAGCATTCGGTATGCATTAAGAGGATGGCAGAACTTTATGCGGCAAGATGGTTTGGCGGATGGTGGTCAGTTTGATCTTCGTTACAATAGAAATCTGAATAGGTTGCTCATCTCTAACCACAACTTTTAA
- the LOC110907104 gene encoding uncharacterized protein LOC110907104, whose product MSTRRDYRGYEPLASGGAPVDKLLSEAKMIRSRTLPMNFFGESPVTFESELRTPAREHVVDKQSKKVSKVHPIFSIFEKRGRRKKATAKPEFSRYLQYLKEGGIWNANESKPVIY is encoded by the coding sequence ATGAGCACGAGGAGAGACTACAGGGGCTACGAGCCGTTGGCTAGTGGCGGAGCCCCAGTGGACAAACTATTGTCAGAAGCTAAGATGATCCGATCCAGGACTTTGCCTATGAACTTCTTCGGTGAATCACCGGTTACGTTTGAGTCTGAACTGAGGACACCGGCTAGAGAACACGTCGTTGACAAGCAATCGAAGAAGGTGAGCAAGGTTCACCCGATCTTCTCCATATTCGAGAAGAGAGGCCGGAGGAAGAAGGCGACCGCTAAACCTGAGTTCTCAAGGTACTTGCAGTACCTCAAGGAAGGTGGTATTTGGAATGCTAATGAATCTAAGCCTGTCATATATTGA
- the LOC110907102 gene encoding uncharacterized protein LOC110907102 — protein sequence MTALRQMSSEEREDLITGQKHKEKEKDNSGNTGLDQPYLPRDLAEVSKFTRRISEAPMPPKTKLPPGFDRYDGTRDPEDHLHAFRGAGQLGRWSMPVWCHMFVQTLTEGARLWFDSLPPGSIDSYEELSEKFLRNFGQQRKVVKNPNEILHIRQRDNERIDQYMERFVKESMNIKDVPEVMKISSFINGLKHAQLCEKLGEEFPPSFDNLMDRVRAFVRGKDTVSKAKETDTTSRRATPTTRPLEKGTLYTRKPPFDRMLHDRARPSYSPYRPRGRGLPPYSDSFTPLVKTPSEILATERVKNSFPRPPPIKPGPKAQPNEYCEFHKGFGHKTDDCMYLKREIEAAVKTGRLAHLVKEIKEGGGDRKGKRCKRAGEGRC from the coding sequence ATGACGGCCCTGAGGCAGATGTCTTCCGAAGAAAGAGAGGACTTGATCACCGGTCAGAAACATAAGGAAAAGGAGAAAGACAACTCAGGTAACACTGGTTTGGACCAACCATACCTACCACGAGACTTGGCCGAGGTCTCAAAGTTCACAAGGAGAATTTCAGAGGCACCCATGCCCCCCAAGACAAAGCTGCCTCCAGGCTTTGACCGCTATGACGGAACGAGAGATCCAGAGGATCATCTGCATGCTTTCCGGGGGGCAGGGCAACTGGGAAGGTGGTCCATGCCAGTGTGGTGCCACATGTTTGTGCAAACTTTAACGGAAGGAGCCCGGTTGTGGTTTGACAGCCTTCCCCCGGGAAGCATAGACAGTTACGAAGAGTTAAGCGAAAAATTCCTCAGGAACTTCGGCCAACAAAGGAAGGTAGTCAAGAATCCCAATGAAATCCTCCATATCAGACAAAGGGACAACGAACGGATAGATCAGTATATGGAAAGGTTTGTCAAAGAAAGCATGAACATCAAGGATGTCCCGGAGGTCATGAAAATTAGCAGCTTCATAAACGGGCTGAAGCATGCACAACTGTGTGAAAAGCTAGGAGAGGAGTTCCCACCTTCTTTCGACAATCTCATGGACAGGGTGAGGGCTTTCGTCCGGGGAAAGGATACGGTCAGCAAAGCTAAGGAGACAGACACCACGTCCCGGAGGGCCACTCCAACAACAAGACCACTTGAGAAAGGTACCCTCTACACACGAAAGCCTCCCTTTGATAGAATGTTGCATGACAGGGCAAGACCCTCATACTCCCCCTACAGACCCCGAGGGAGGGGCCTCCCCCCTTACTCCGACAGCTTCACCCCCCTTGTCAAAACCCCAAGTGAAATACTGGCCACGGAAAGGGTGAAGAATTCTTTCCCGAGGCCACCCCCCATAAAGCCAGGACCCAAAGCACAGCCGAATGAATATTGTGAATTTCATAAGGGCTTCGGTCACAAAACTGATGACTGCATGTACCTCAAGAGGGAAATAGAGGCGGCGGTGAAGACAGGAAGACTGGCGCACCTGGTCAAGGAGATCAAAGAAGGGGGAGGGGATCGTAAAGGGAAGAGATGCAAGAGAGCCGGGGAGGGCAGATGTTGA